One segment of Saprospiraceae bacterium DNA contains the following:
- a CDS encoding PIN domain-containing protein, with protein sequence MIYQFDTNIVVHYLRESEVMYRVEQMFDPFNPANEIWICVVSLGELKSMAIQAKWGAKRLRQLETLLDILNPIDAEDILDRYAEIDAFSQNKLPTQPLSLTARNMGKNDLWIAATASILDAQLLTTDFDFDHLNGVFLNVGKV encoded by the coding sequence ATGATTTACCAATTCGACACCAACATCGTCGTCCACTATCTGCGCGAATCGGAAGTGATGTACCGCGTCGAGCAGATGTTCGACCCTTTCAATCCTGCCAATGAAATTTGGATTTGCGTGGTTTCGCTCGGCGAATTAAAGTCTATGGCCATTCAAGCCAAGTGGGGCGCAAAAAGACTGCGACAGTTAGAGACCCTGTTGGATATTCTCAACCCGATTGACGCAGAAGACATTCTCGACCGCTATGCCGAAATAGACGCTTTCAGTCAGAACAAATTGCCCACCCAACCACTCAGTCTCACAGCTCGCAACATGGGCAAAAACGACTTGTGGATTGCTGCCACCGCTTCCATACTTGACGCCCAATTACTCACTACCGATTTTGATTTCGACCATTTGAACGGCGTGTTTCTGAATGTTGGAAAAGTGTGA